GGACGATGCTCGCCACCGCCGGCACGGCGCCCGGTTGCATGAGGACGACCGGCGCCGGTACGACAGCGGCCGGGGTGATGGGGGCGGGCTGATGGACCGCGACATCCCGCAGCGCGGACGCCGGGAGGTGCTGTTCGGGGTACATGTGGAATCCCTTCCGGTGCTGGGTCAGGGAGGCGGCGGCACCCCCTTGGGGATGCCGTGTGGAGGGGGTTTCGGGCCGCTGAGCTGGGGTGCCTCCCTGCCTCCCTGGGCGATCATTTGCACTGGTCACGGCCAGGGAGGCGGGTCAGGGAGGGGGTGAGGGAGTTCTCCCTGCCTCCCTGATCCGGGCGGGGCGGCTCCCTGCTATCCGGCGTCGGAAGCGGAACCGTCGGTGTCACGATGGGCAAGGGCGCGGGCGATGTGGTCGCGGCCGACGACCATGCGGCCGTCGGACTTGTACGGCTCGGCGCCGGTGCCGTCCAGGACGCGGGTGAGGTCGACGGGCGACCAGGTGCCGTAGGCGTCCGGGTTCAGTACGGAGAGCCGCTTGAGCACGTCCTGGGTGCGCAGCCGCGGGGCGTCGCCGATGACGGCGGCGATGTCGGCGAGCGGGTCACGCTCCTCGTCGTCGCGTTCGATGGCGTGCAGGGTGGTGACGCCGTCGCGCAGGGCCTTGGCCCGGTCGGTGATGGCTTCGGCGGTGGCGTCGTCGATGAAGTGCGTGCGCACGGTGATGGAGGACTGGCCGGCCGGGATGGTGATGCCGTCGGAGGCGACGACCAGGGTGCCCCGGTCCAGCCCTGGGCGCAGCAGGTTCGGGGCGGCGCCGCCGTCCACGGCCTTGTCGCCCAGCGCCATGCGGGCCTGCGATTCGGTGCCGAGTGCGAGGGAGGCGCGGGTGTGGGCGCCCTCGCGGACCAGCTTGGGCAGGTTCTCGTTGGTGGGGTCCTGGGTGCCCTGCCACATCAGGACGTTGACGGCGCGGCCCTGGTTGTGGATTTTGCGGACGGCCATGAAGTACCGGGAGTTGGCCTTGGCGCCGCCGTAGGGGCGCTTGTCCTCGTCCTTGGCCGGGCACATGAACGCGACCTGTGCCTCATCGACCAGCACGATCAGCGGCGGGAACTGGGTGCCGGGCGGGGCCTGGATGCGGCGGTTCATCTCGTCCACCGCGCCTTCGACCATCTCGGTCACCTGGATCACGTGCTCATCGGTGGGGCCCTGGATGAGGGTGAGGGCGAGGCCGTCGAACATCTTCCAGTCGCCCACGCCCTTGAGGTCACCCATGAGGAACTGCACCGACTTGTCCAGGGACAGCCACAGCGCCAGGGACCGCAGGGCCACGGTCTTGCCCTGGTTCGACAGGCCGGTGATGAGCAGGTGCCGCTGATACAGGCTCAAGTTCGCGGCGTCGCCGCGCAGGTCCTGACCCCACGGCGCTTTGCCCTTGGCGTAGTCGGCGGTCATCGTGTCGTCGGTGGCCAGCGGGGACGGGCCGATCGGCTCGTCCAGCGCCCCGGAGTCGGCCACCCACAGCCGCACTGTGCGGGCGGCGGTCGGGATGGTGATGAACACCTCGTGCTCGTGCCGGGACAGGTTCTCAGCGAGCTTCCGACGCCGGTTCTGCACCTCGATCGTGGACACCCCCGACGGGAGGGTGACGTCGACTTCCACGCCGCATCCGGCGATGACGATCGGGGACAGCATCGACGCACCCGCGTCGCCCATCTCCTGAATCGCCTTACGCAGGGCAGGTACCCCCAGGTCGCGTAGGGCCTTGACCACGATCGACGGGGTGATCGGCTCGCCCTCACCGTTGCGGACGCCTGCCGGCAGTGCCCACTGGGGTGCGGCCTGTTGGTGGGCCCCGACGGACCACAGGGCGAGCAGGGCGAGGAACGGGCCGACCGTCAGGGCCGGTCCCCACACCACTTGCACGATGGTGATCAGCAGGTTGATGAACTTGATGACCGCCATGAGCGGAGTGACGACCTCGGTGGCGTCCTTGGTGGCGATGGCCATCGCGACGCCGAGCAGGACCAGTCCACCGACGCCCATACCGGCGCTCACGGCCGCGCCCTTGGCCGCGTCCAGCGGCGAGTGCAGCAGGTCCATGCGGCGGCGGTGGCGGGCGTCGCGGAATCGCTGCCCCCGCTCCTCCCACTCGGCAGCCGCCTCGAAGTTCCCCGCGGCTTCAGCGGCGCGGAGCATGCGCTCGTACCGGGCGGCGGTGCGACCGTCCCACGCCCGGCGGCCCACGATCCGCGCGCCCCCGAGGACGTACAGGCTGTGCCGGGCGACCGTGCGCGCGGCCGTCCTGGTGGCCTCGTGGGTGACGGCCGTGCGTACGGCGCGTCCGGACCGGAGCCACAGGGGGACCGGCGGTGCGGCCGGCGGGTCGGGGACCACGGTCAGTGTGGTCACGGGCGGGTCGGGCTCGGGGTTGGTGTCTTTGTGCAGGTGGACGACGTTGCCGCTCATAACGGCAGGCTCCTGACTGCCCCGGATCGGGGCGAAGCGAGGGGGGAGGGCGCGGTGAGGGGGCCGGGCCGCGTGGGCCCGGCCGGGCTGGTCACCACCAGCGGGAGGACTTCTGCGCGGCGCGGGCGGTGGCGGCCTCGTTGACGATCCGCTGCCGCTCGGTGTGGAGCGCGGCGATCTCCGCGACGAGCCGGGTCTCGGCCGACTGCCACGCGGTGTCCAACTGCCGTTCGGCGCGGGCGGGGCTGTTGCCCCTCACGATCCGGTACGAGCCGCCGGCGAGGGCACCGAGGACGGCGCGGCGCTCGCGGCCGTCCAGCGGCCACATCTCGCGGTTGCGGACGGCTTCGAGCTTGCGGTTGGTCTGCTGGATGGCCTTGTCCAGGCGGCGGGTGTCGGGTTTGCCCATGTCAGGCACTCCTCAGGGAGGGTTCGGGGAAGGCGCAGGGGGTGCACATGCCGAGCGATGCGGGGATGACGTAGCCCGCGTCACGGCGGCAGGAGGGGCAGAGGCGGCGGGCGCGGTTGGCCTTGGCCAGCGCCGCTCGCCGTGCGGGCGTCATGGGCCGGACGGGCTTGGCCAGGTCGACGCGGTACAGGTAGGCGACCAGCGGGCCCCGCCGTCGGCGCGGCCGTTCGAGCTGTGCCGCCACGTCCTGGCCGCCCGGCCGCAGGCCGCGTGCGCGGAGTTGGCGGCGGGTGGCGTAGCCGTCCGGGGCGAGGCGCCACCGGAAGACCGGCAGTGCCCCCATCAGCCGGCCCGCTCGGCGAGCAGCGCGTCACGCAGCTTGCGCGCGTTGGCCGGGGAGGTGCGCAGTTCCCGGCGGATGCCCTCGCCGGTGATCTGCGCGTCCGGCCAGTCGGCGGTCATGGTGCGGGCCTCGGTCAGGAGTTGTTCGGGGGTGCGTCGCGTCCGGGGTGCCTTGGCGGCGTCCGGGACCCGGTACGTCGCCCGACGCTGCCGGGTCGACTCGGCAGCCACTGATCGGCGCACGGTCGGATGCGTAGGGGTCGACTCGATCGGGGCAGCAAGCGCGGGGATCGGCTTGAGCGGCAGGCTGGACTTGCCCGCGTCCGCCGGGACCGGGTCGGGTACCGGGAGGCGAGTCAGGGTGATCGTGACCGGGGTCGATTCCGGCTGGTCAGCCGTAGACCGAATCATCTCGGTCTTTGTCGATTCCTCCGCATTCGTGCTCGCGGTGGTCGCCGGACCGATCAGGCCGACCGACGGCAGGGACGGCGGGTCGGTCGGGGTGGTGAACATGCCTGCCAGCGCGGCATCCGCACCTGCCGTGACGCGCTCGCACTGCACATCGAGCAGCCGGGTGCCTAGGGTGTGGTCGCCGGTGCCGACCCTGCGGGCCAGACGCCACGACTTGCGCTCGGACCACTTCTTAACGCGGTCGCTGGGGTGGTTGGCGGCCACCGCCCGGTAATAGGCC
Above is a genomic segment from Streptomyces collinus Tu 365 containing:
- a CDS encoding FtsK/SpoIIIE domain-containing protein; amino-acid sequence: MSGNVVHLHKDTNPEPDPPVTTLTVVPDPPAAPPVPLWLRSGRAVRTAVTHEATRTAARTVARHSLYVLGGARIVGRRAWDGRTAARYERMLRAAEAAGNFEAAAEWEERGQRFRDARHRRRMDLLHSPLDAAKGAAVSAGMGVGGLVLLGVAMAIATKDATEVVTPLMAVIKFINLLITIVQVVWGPALTVGPFLALLALWSVGAHQQAAPQWALPAGVRNGEGEPITPSIVVKALRDLGVPALRKAIQEMGDAGASMLSPIVIAGCGVEVDVTLPSGVSTIEVQNRRRKLAENLSRHEHEVFITIPTAARTVRLWVADSGALDEPIGPSPLATDDTMTADYAKGKAPWGQDLRGDAANLSLYQRHLLITGLSNQGKTVALRSLALWLSLDKSVQFLMGDLKGVGDWKMFDGLALTLIQGPTDEHVIQVTEMVEGAVDEMNRRIQAPPGTQFPPLIVLVDEAQVAFMCPAKDEDKRPYGGAKANSRYFMAVRKIHNQGRAVNVLMWQGTQDPTNENLPKLVREGAHTRASLALGTESQARMALGDKAVDGGAAPNLLRPGLDRGTLVVASDGITIPAGQSSITVRTHFIDDATAEAITDRAKALRDGVTTLHAIERDDEERDPLADIAAVIGDAPRLRTQDVLKRLSVLNPDAYGTWSPVDLTRVLDGTGAEPYKSDGRMVVGRDHIARALAHRDTDGSASDAG
- a CDS encoding RRQRL motif-containing zinc-binding protein, whose amino-acid sequence is MGALPVFRWRLAPDGYATRRQLRARGLRPGGQDVAAQLERPRRRRGPLVAYLYRVDLAKPVRPMTPARRAALAKANRARRLCPSCRRDAGYVIPASLGMCTPCAFPEPSLRSA